Proteins encoded by one window of Pseudochaenichthys georgianus chromosome 9, fPseGeo1.2, whole genome shotgun sequence:
- the rimbp2b gene encoding RIMS-binding protein 2 isoform X1, whose translation MREAAERRQQLELEHEQALAVLNAKQQEIEVLQKAQVEAKKEHQGAVHLLENHLDSMQAKVRELEEKCRSQSEQFNLLSKELEKFRLQAGTFDILSTEPLTVCGSPPGSPTKSLSQLLNGLAAPIGKGNEAPTSRSLISEFIRPLQISGEKPELLSVKPTFLTRGRVSSPARAFLSEMDKELGSTTRSKPTFTGKVRLCIARYSYNPYDGPNEHPEAELPLVAGKYLYVYGTMDEDGFYEGELLDGQRGLVPSNFVESVADEDSAFVKHRDTVAKEPGYLNHSSLGAQRLKAGTGAGTSISRLLSDRLDCLSTSSLGIDLLGSSSNGTGTLDVNIDEVGEDIVPYPRRINLIKQLAKSLILSWDPPVVPPGWGSISGYNVLVDKELRMSVPYGGRTKSLLEKLNLETNTYRISVQAITERGLSDELRCTLLVGKDVVVAPYYLRVDNITQVSAELSWMPSSSNYSHTIFLNGAEYDMVKAGGYKYKFFNLKSMTVYKVKVVAQPHQVPWQLTLDQRDKKEISVEFCTQPAGPPLAPQEVQVQCGQTPGILQVRWKPPPLTSSGTSNGASVLGYAVCTKGQKIAEVLYPTADYVTVELNRIQGLEAREIIVRTLSTQGESQDSPVAVIPNNLLGSPRLSHRTTAPSHPMSHPQSHPPYPSTYPPNHPQPQVQPLPRAQPHTLPHTQPHTQPVCQPPRHFPHQPMPKSKPLVSAREQETKEHEVGMRTAPPWERAPSPLPPMRGPNLEPPHFQPRRSPSPQRILPQPQGAPIPNTIAKAMAREAAQRVFAEGNRVEKRNIFSERGNALHPVNSDEEEDGYDSPHARRRGASVDEFLRGSELGRQPHHQHYSHSEEYHTESSRGSDLSDIMEEDEEDLYSEMQLEEGRRRSINSHNTLKAYYKRQDLAEERDCWDLQREVVKQKSLRSKRLHSIPEVAEEESDCVDSMGQRRYEEGRRPGTPHTQRRMYPQDPHMNNHQNKNSCHLQRQRSSPRFTDGRCGYSADDRGLVRPNRQNTKSPDSGLDCGSEEEGSLGRGYRGYYTHGSPMRGPIQIIHCEGPVERRALAMGRKRTLTRQCSVEEEFADIPATTAKSVHRGDFRSREHFGPSQEVGPRNYSREGALSEGRLDELDRVYYSPHREARAHSLSRLNRDQPLIIGNSSSHGNSDRLDHSGRRVVHIGNPPQQRQIPSIDGYGGRRTGRGRRSPEYYEESEPDEMTRVFVALFDYDPMSMSPNPDAADEELPFKEGQIIKVFGNKDTDGFYRAKVRDRVGLIPCNMVSEIQTEDYDMIDQLLKQGFLPLNTPVEKLVNCDRFKDGRSINRRSRKSKRERNRRSGRQHPMSTRRMVALYDYDPRESSPNVDVEYEGNRLNEEPELTFCAGDVITVFGEIDEDGFYYGELNGHKGLVPSNFLEEVPDDVEVFLTDSPSRYPQDTPARIKTKRVHAPSQY comes from the exons ATGCGCGAGGCTGCAGAGCGGAGGCAGCAGCTAGAGTTGGAGCATGAGCAGGCCTTGGCTGTACTCAATGCAAAGCAGCAGGAGATTGAAGTTCTTCAGAAG GCTCAGGTTGAGGCAAAAAAGGAACATCAAGGCGCTGTCCATCTGTTAGAG AACCACTTGGACAGCATGCAG GCCAAAGTCCGCGAGCTGGAGGAGAAATGTCGCTCTCAGAGTGAGCAGTTCAACCTCCTGTCAAAAGAGCTGGAGAAGTTCCGGCTCCAGGCCGGGACGTTTGATATCCTCAGCACTGAACCCTTAACTGTGTGCGGGTCTCCTCCTGGGTCGCCCACCAAATCCCTCTCACAGCTCCTCAACGGACTGGCTGCCCCCATAGGAAAAG GCAATGAGGCTCCAACAAGCAGATCTTTGATATCTGAGTTCATTCGGCCGCTGCAGATCAGTGGAGAGAAGCCGGAGCTCCTCTCTGTCAAGCCAACATTCCTCACTCGAGGTCGAGTCAGCAGCCCAGCACGGGCCTTCCTCTCTGAG ATGGACAAAGAGCTCGGCTCAACTACCAGGTCCAAACCGACGTTCACAGGGAAGGTTCGTCTGTGTATTGCTCGCTACAG TTACAATCCTTATGACGGGCCTAATGAGCATCCTGAGGCAGAGCTCCCCCTGGTGGCAGGGAAGTACCTCTACGTTTACGGGACAATGGATGAGGATGGCTTTTACGAAG GAGAGCTGCTGGACGGACAGCGGGGACTCGTCCCATCCAACTTTGTGGAGTCTGTCGCAGATGAGGATTCAGCCTTTGTCAAACACAGGGACACAGTGGCTAAAGAACCTGGCTACCTCAACCACAGTAGCCTGGGGGCTCAGAGACTAAAAGCCGGCACAGGAGCGGGAACGAGCATAAGCCGACTGCTGTCTGACAGACTAGACTGTTTAAGCACCAGCAGCTTGGGCATTGACCTCCTGGGCTCCTCTAGCAACGGGACAGGAACCTTGGATGTCAACATTGACGAGGTCGGTGAAGACATTGTGCCTTATCCCCGCCGCATCAACCTGATTAAACAACTAGCCAAGAGTTTGATTCTTAGCTGGGATCCTCCTGTGGTCCCACCGGGCTGGGGCTCCATCAGTGGCTACAATGTTTTGGTGGATAAGGAGTTGCGCATGAGTGTCCCCTACGGGGGCAGGACAAAGTCTCTTCTTGAAAAGCTCAATCTGGAAACCAACACATACCGTATCTCGGTGCAGGCCATCACTGAGCGGGGCCTGTCGGACGAGCTGCGCTGCACTCTGCTCGTGGGAAAGGACGTGGTGGTGGCACCTTACTACCTGCGGGTGGACAACATCACGCAGGTCTCTGCTGAGCTCTCTTGGATGCCAAGCAGCAGCAACTACAGCCACACCATCTTCCTTAATGGTGCAGAGTACGACATGGTCAAGGCGGGGGGCTATAAGTACAAGTTCTTCAACCTGAAGTCCATGACAGTTTACAAGGTGAAGGTTGTGGCGCAGCCGCATCAGGTGCCTTGGCAGCTTACCCTAGATCAAAGGGACAAGAAGGAGATCTCTGTGGAGTTCTGCACTCAGCCTGCAG GGCCCCCTCTTGCTCCCCAGGAGGTGCAGGTCCAGTGTGGTCAGACGCCAGGGATCCTGCAGGTCAGATGGAAGCCGCCACCTCTGACGTCTTCAGGAACCTCCAACGGGGCCAGTGTGCTCGGCTATGCTGTATGCACAAAGGGACAAAAG ATAGCAGAAGTCCTATACCCCACAGCTGACTATGTGACTGTAGAGTTGAACAGGATTCAGGGTCTGGAGGCCAGGGAAATCATTGTAAGGACGTTATCCACACAGGGAGAGTCACAGGACTCGCCCGTGGCCGTCATCCCGAACAATCTCTTGGGCTCACCACGCCTCTCCCACCGGACCACTGCGCCGTCCCATCCTATGTCCCACCCACAGTCCCATCCTCCTTACCCATCAACATACCCCCCAAATCATCCTCAGCCCCAGGTGCAGCCTTTGCCTCGAGCCCAGCCCCACACTCTGCCCCACACACAGCCGCACACGCAGCCCGTCTGCCAACCCCCTCGTCATTTCCCGCACCAACCCATGCCCAAGTCCAAACCGTTAGTAAGTGCCAGAGAGCAAGAAACCAAAGAGCATGAGGTGGGAATGCGGACAGCCCCGCCCTGGGAGCGAGCCCCCTCTCCGCTGCCCCCCATGCGGGGGCCCAACCTGGAGCCGCCTCACTTCCAGCCACGGCGATCGCCCTCTCCTCAGAGGATCCTGCCACAGCCTCAGGGAGCCCCCATCCCCAACACCATCGCCAAGGCCATGGCACGGGAAGCTGCCCAGAGAGTGTTTGCCGAGGGCAACCGG GTTGAGAAAAGGAATATCTTTAGTGAGCGAGGTAACGCTTTGCATCCAGTCAACTctgatgaggaggaggatggCTACGACTCTCCTCATGCGAGGAGAAGAGGAGCATCCGTGGATGAATTCCTCAGAGGATCAGAGTTGGGGAGACAG CCCCACCATCAACACTACAGCCACAGCGAGGAGTACCACACGGAGAGCAGCCGGGGCTCTGACCTGTCCGACATcatggaggaggacgaggaggacctTTACTCTGAGATGCAACTGGAGGAGGGCCGTAGGCGGAGTATAAACTCTCACAACACTCTTAAG GCGTATTACAAGCGCCAGGACTTAGCCGAGGAGAGGGACTGCTGGGACCTCCAGAgggaggtggtgaagcagaaGTCGCTCCGCAGCAAGCGCCTCCACAGCATCCCCGAGGTGGCGGAGGAAGAGTCCGACTGCGTGGACAGCATGGGCCAGCGCCGCTACGAAGAGGGCAGGAGGCCAGGGACGCCACATACTCAGCGCAGGATGTACCCCCAGGACCCCCACATGAACAACCATCAGAACAAGAACTCCTGCCACCTGCAGCGGCAGCGCTCCTCGCCTCGCTTCACCGACGGTCGCTGCGGCTACAGCGCAGACGACCGTGGCTTGGTACGACCCAACCGCCAGAACACCAAGAGTCCTGACAGCGGTTTAGACTGCGGCAGTGAGGAAGAAGGCTCTCTAGGCCGAGGGTATCGAGGGTACTACACTCATGGGAGCCCCATGCGGGGGcccatacagatcatacactgCGAAGGCCCGGTAGAAAGGCGTGCGCTGGCCATGGGTCGCAAAAGAACTCTGACTCGCCAGTGCAGCGTAGAGGAGGAGTTCGCTGACATCCCAGCGACTACAGCCAAGTCGGTGCACAGGGGGGACTTTAGGAGCAGGGAGCACTTTGGGCCCAGTCAGGAGGTTGGGCCCAGAAACTACTCCAGGGAGGGGGCCCTGAGCGAGGGCAGGCTGGACGAGCTGGACAGGGTTTATTACAGCCCCCACAGGGAGGCTAGGGCCCATTCTTTGTCCAGGCTCAACAGGGACCAGCCGCTG ATCATTGGGAACTCTTCATCACATGGAAACTCTGATCGCCTGGACCACTCAGGAAGGAGGGTGGTTCACATCGGCAACCCCCCTCAACAGCGGCAAATCCCATCCATTG ACGGCTATGGCGGGCGGCGAACCGGGCGGGGACGGCGCTCCCCGGAATACTACGAGGAGTCGGAGCCGGATGAGATGACGCGTGTGTTCGTGGCTCTGTTCGACTACGACCCCATGTCCATGTCTCCCAACCCTGACGCTGCTGACGAGGAGCTTCCATTCAAGGAGGGCCAGATCATCAAG GTCTTTGGGAACAAAGACACGGATGGTTTCTACAGGGCGAAGGTCCGGGACCGAGTTGGTCTGATCCCTTGTAACATGGTCTCTGAGATCCAAACAGAGGATTATGATATGATAGACCAGCTACTTAAACAGGGCTTCCTGCCACTCAACACTCCTGTGGAGAAGTTAG TGAACTGTGACCGTTTCAAAGATGGCCGCTCAATAAATCGCAGGTCCAGAAAGTCCAAGCGAG AGAGGAACAGGCGGAGTGGCCGGCAGCATCCGATGTCCACACGAAGAATGGTGGCTCTGTACGACTACGACCCCCGGGAGAGCTCCCCTAACGTTGATGTAGAG TATGAGGGCAACAGACTGAATGAGGAG CCTGAACTGACTTTCTGTGCCGGTGACGTCATCACAGTTTTCGGTGAAATCGATGAAGATGGCTTTTACTAT
- the rimbp2b gene encoding RIMS-binding protein 2 isoform X2: MDRLQLKTNPWGLTDRPQSHIIKAHQHVEAKVRELEEKCRSQSEQFNLLSKELEKFRLQAGTFDILSTEPLTVCGSPPGSPTKSLSQLLNGLAAPIGKGNEAPTSRSLISEFIRPLQISGEKPELLSVKPTFLTRGRVSSPARAFLSEMDKELGSTTRSKPTFTGKVRLCIARYSYNPYDGPNEHPEAELPLVAGKYLYVYGTMDEDGFYEGELLDGQRGLVPSNFVESVADEDSAFVKHRDTVAKEPGYLNHSSLGAQRLKAGTGAGTSISRLLSDRLDCLSTSSLGIDLLGSSSNGTGTLDVNIDEVGEDIVPYPRRINLIKQLAKSLILSWDPPVVPPGWGSISGYNVLVDKELRMSVPYGGRTKSLLEKLNLETNTYRISVQAITERGLSDELRCTLLVGKDVVVAPYYLRVDNITQVSAELSWMPSSSNYSHTIFLNGAEYDMVKAGGYKYKFFNLKSMTVYKVKVVAQPHQVPWQLTLDQRDKKEISVEFCTQPAGPPLAPQEVQVQCGQTPGILQVRWKPPPLTSSGTSNGASVLGYAVCTKGQKIAEVLYPTADYVTVELNRIQGLEAREIIVRTLSTQGESQDSPVAVIPNNLLGSPRLSHRTTAPSHPMSHPQSHPPYPSTYPPNHPQPQVQPLPRAQPHTLPHTQPHTQPVCQPPRHFPHQPMPKSKPLVSAREQETKEHEVGMRTAPPWERAPSPLPPMRGPNLEPPHFQPRRSPSPQRILPQPQGAPIPNTIAKAMAREAAQRVFAEGNRVEKRNIFSERGNALHPVNSDEEEDGYDSPHARRRGASVDEFLRGSELGRQPHHQHYSHSEEYHTESSRGSDLSDIMEEDEEDLYSEMQLEEGRRRSINSHNTLKAYYKRQDLAEERDCWDLQREVVKQKSLRSKRLHSIPEVAEEESDCVDSMGQRRYEEGRRPGTPHTQRRMYPQDPHMNNHQNKNSCHLQRQRSSPRFTDGRCGYSADDRGLVRPNRQNTKSPDSGLDCGSEEEGSLGRGYRGYYTHGSPMRGPIQIIHCEGPVERRALAMGRKRTLTRQCSVEEEFADIPATTAKSVHRGDFRSREHFGPSQEVGPRNYSREGALSEGRLDELDRVYYSPHREARAHSLSRLNRDQPLIIGNSSSHGNSDRLDHSGRRVVHIGNPPQQRQIPSIDGYGGRRTGRGRRSPEYYEESEPDEMTRVFVALFDYDPMSMSPNPDAADEELPFKEGQIIKVFGNKDTDGFYRAKVRDRVGLIPCNMVSEIQTEDYDMIDQLLKQGFLPLNTPVEKLVNCDRFKDGRSINRRSRKSKRERNRRSGRQHPMSTRRMVALYDYDPRESSPNVDVEYEGNRLNEEPELTFCAGDVITVFGEIDEDGFYYGELNGHKGLVPSNFLEEVPDDVEVFLTDSPSRYPQDTPARIKTKRVHAPSQY, from the exons ATGGATCGACTTCAATTAAAGACGAATCCCTGGGGCCTCACTGACCGACCTCAATCCCACATAATCAAAGCCCATCAACACGTTGAG GCCAAAGTCCGCGAGCTGGAGGAGAAATGTCGCTCTCAGAGTGAGCAGTTCAACCTCCTGTCAAAAGAGCTGGAGAAGTTCCGGCTCCAGGCCGGGACGTTTGATATCCTCAGCACTGAACCCTTAACTGTGTGCGGGTCTCCTCCTGGGTCGCCCACCAAATCCCTCTCACAGCTCCTCAACGGACTGGCTGCCCCCATAGGAAAAG GCAATGAGGCTCCAACAAGCAGATCTTTGATATCTGAGTTCATTCGGCCGCTGCAGATCAGTGGAGAGAAGCCGGAGCTCCTCTCTGTCAAGCCAACATTCCTCACTCGAGGTCGAGTCAGCAGCCCAGCACGGGCCTTCCTCTCTGAG ATGGACAAAGAGCTCGGCTCAACTACCAGGTCCAAACCGACGTTCACAGGGAAGGTTCGTCTGTGTATTGCTCGCTACAG TTACAATCCTTATGACGGGCCTAATGAGCATCCTGAGGCAGAGCTCCCCCTGGTGGCAGGGAAGTACCTCTACGTTTACGGGACAATGGATGAGGATGGCTTTTACGAAG GAGAGCTGCTGGACGGACAGCGGGGACTCGTCCCATCCAACTTTGTGGAGTCTGTCGCAGATGAGGATTCAGCCTTTGTCAAACACAGGGACACAGTGGCTAAAGAACCTGGCTACCTCAACCACAGTAGCCTGGGGGCTCAGAGACTAAAAGCCGGCACAGGAGCGGGAACGAGCATAAGCCGACTGCTGTCTGACAGACTAGACTGTTTAAGCACCAGCAGCTTGGGCATTGACCTCCTGGGCTCCTCTAGCAACGGGACAGGAACCTTGGATGTCAACATTGACGAGGTCGGTGAAGACATTGTGCCTTATCCCCGCCGCATCAACCTGATTAAACAACTAGCCAAGAGTTTGATTCTTAGCTGGGATCCTCCTGTGGTCCCACCGGGCTGGGGCTCCATCAGTGGCTACAATGTTTTGGTGGATAAGGAGTTGCGCATGAGTGTCCCCTACGGGGGCAGGACAAAGTCTCTTCTTGAAAAGCTCAATCTGGAAACCAACACATACCGTATCTCGGTGCAGGCCATCACTGAGCGGGGCCTGTCGGACGAGCTGCGCTGCACTCTGCTCGTGGGAAAGGACGTGGTGGTGGCACCTTACTACCTGCGGGTGGACAACATCACGCAGGTCTCTGCTGAGCTCTCTTGGATGCCAAGCAGCAGCAACTACAGCCACACCATCTTCCTTAATGGTGCAGAGTACGACATGGTCAAGGCGGGGGGCTATAAGTACAAGTTCTTCAACCTGAAGTCCATGACAGTTTACAAGGTGAAGGTTGTGGCGCAGCCGCATCAGGTGCCTTGGCAGCTTACCCTAGATCAAAGGGACAAGAAGGAGATCTCTGTGGAGTTCTGCACTCAGCCTGCAG GGCCCCCTCTTGCTCCCCAGGAGGTGCAGGTCCAGTGTGGTCAGACGCCAGGGATCCTGCAGGTCAGATGGAAGCCGCCACCTCTGACGTCTTCAGGAACCTCCAACGGGGCCAGTGTGCTCGGCTATGCTGTATGCACAAAGGGACAAAAG ATAGCAGAAGTCCTATACCCCACAGCTGACTATGTGACTGTAGAGTTGAACAGGATTCAGGGTCTGGAGGCCAGGGAAATCATTGTAAGGACGTTATCCACACAGGGAGAGTCACAGGACTCGCCCGTGGCCGTCATCCCGAACAATCTCTTGGGCTCACCACGCCTCTCCCACCGGACCACTGCGCCGTCCCATCCTATGTCCCACCCACAGTCCCATCCTCCTTACCCATCAACATACCCCCCAAATCATCCTCAGCCCCAGGTGCAGCCTTTGCCTCGAGCCCAGCCCCACACTCTGCCCCACACACAGCCGCACACGCAGCCCGTCTGCCAACCCCCTCGTCATTTCCCGCACCAACCCATGCCCAAGTCCAAACCGTTAGTAAGTGCCAGAGAGCAAGAAACCAAAGAGCATGAGGTGGGAATGCGGACAGCCCCGCCCTGGGAGCGAGCCCCCTCTCCGCTGCCCCCCATGCGGGGGCCCAACCTGGAGCCGCCTCACTTCCAGCCACGGCGATCGCCCTCTCCTCAGAGGATCCTGCCACAGCCTCAGGGAGCCCCCATCCCCAACACCATCGCCAAGGCCATGGCACGGGAAGCTGCCCAGAGAGTGTTTGCCGAGGGCAACCGG GTTGAGAAAAGGAATATCTTTAGTGAGCGAGGTAACGCTTTGCATCCAGTCAACTctgatgaggaggaggatggCTACGACTCTCCTCATGCGAGGAGAAGAGGAGCATCCGTGGATGAATTCCTCAGAGGATCAGAGTTGGGGAGACAG CCCCACCATCAACACTACAGCCACAGCGAGGAGTACCACACGGAGAGCAGCCGGGGCTCTGACCTGTCCGACATcatggaggaggacgaggaggacctTTACTCTGAGATGCAACTGGAGGAGGGCCGTAGGCGGAGTATAAACTCTCACAACACTCTTAAG GCGTATTACAAGCGCCAGGACTTAGCCGAGGAGAGGGACTGCTGGGACCTCCAGAgggaggtggtgaagcagaaGTCGCTCCGCAGCAAGCGCCTCCACAGCATCCCCGAGGTGGCGGAGGAAGAGTCCGACTGCGTGGACAGCATGGGCCAGCGCCGCTACGAAGAGGGCAGGAGGCCAGGGACGCCACATACTCAGCGCAGGATGTACCCCCAGGACCCCCACATGAACAACCATCAGAACAAGAACTCCTGCCACCTGCAGCGGCAGCGCTCCTCGCCTCGCTTCACCGACGGTCGCTGCGGCTACAGCGCAGACGACCGTGGCTTGGTACGACCCAACCGCCAGAACACCAAGAGTCCTGACAGCGGTTTAGACTGCGGCAGTGAGGAAGAAGGCTCTCTAGGCCGAGGGTATCGAGGGTACTACACTCATGGGAGCCCCATGCGGGGGcccatacagatcatacactgCGAAGGCCCGGTAGAAAGGCGTGCGCTGGCCATGGGTCGCAAAAGAACTCTGACTCGCCAGTGCAGCGTAGAGGAGGAGTTCGCTGACATCCCAGCGACTACAGCCAAGTCGGTGCACAGGGGGGACTTTAGGAGCAGGGAGCACTTTGGGCCCAGTCAGGAGGTTGGGCCCAGAAACTACTCCAGGGAGGGGGCCCTGAGCGAGGGCAGGCTGGACGAGCTGGACAGGGTTTATTACAGCCCCCACAGGGAGGCTAGGGCCCATTCTTTGTCCAGGCTCAACAGGGACCAGCCGCTG ATCATTGGGAACTCTTCATCACATGGAAACTCTGATCGCCTGGACCACTCAGGAAGGAGGGTGGTTCACATCGGCAACCCCCCTCAACAGCGGCAAATCCCATCCATTG ACGGCTATGGCGGGCGGCGAACCGGGCGGGGACGGCGCTCCCCGGAATACTACGAGGAGTCGGAGCCGGATGAGATGACGCGTGTGTTCGTGGCTCTGTTCGACTACGACCCCATGTCCATGTCTCCCAACCCTGACGCTGCTGACGAGGAGCTTCCATTCAAGGAGGGCCAGATCATCAAG GTCTTTGGGAACAAAGACACGGATGGTTTCTACAGGGCGAAGGTCCGGGACCGAGTTGGTCTGATCCCTTGTAACATGGTCTCTGAGATCCAAACAGAGGATTATGATATGATAGACCAGCTACTTAAACAGGGCTTCCTGCCACTCAACACTCCTGTGGAGAAGTTAG TGAACTGTGACCGTTTCAAAGATGGCCGCTCAATAAATCGCAGGTCCAGAAAGTCCAAGCGAG AGAGGAACAGGCGGAGTGGCCGGCAGCATCCGATGTCCACACGAAGAATGGTGGCTCTGTACGACTACGACCCCCGGGAGAGCTCCCCTAACGTTGATGTAGAG TATGAGGGCAACAGACTGAATGAGGAG CCTGAACTGACTTTCTGTGCCGGTGACGTCATCACAGTTTTCGGTGAAATCGATGAAGATGGCTTTTACTAT